The genomic stretch CTCGTGGTGCCTCGGTGAGGCGACCTTGTTGATGATCACCCCGGCGAAATTCAAGGTCGGGTCGTAGTGAGTCAGGCCGAGCGCGACCGCGGCGACGGAACGCGATGCGTGAGAGGCGTCCAGGCACAGCACGATCGGGGCACCGAGGAGGGCGGCAACATGCGCCGTCGATCCGAAACCGTGGGTACCGAGCTGCCCGTCGAACAGGCCCATCACTCCTTCTATCACGGAGAGCTCGGCTCCTCGGGCGCCGTGGGCCAGCAGGGGCGCCACCCGGTGCTCTCCCGCCAGAAAAGGATCCAGATTGCGCCCCACTCGTCCCGACGCGAGCGCGTGATAGCCGGGGTCGATGAAATCGGGGCCTATCTTGAAACCCTGAACCGCCATCCCGCGGGCGGCCAGCGCCGCGATGATGCCGGTCGTGATGGTGGTTTTGCCCTGCCCCGAGGCGGCGGCGGCCACGACGAAGCGGGGAATATTCACCACTCGATGCCCTTCTGGCCCTTCTGACCCTCGTCGAAGGGATGTTTGATCTTGGTCATGTTCGTGACCAGATTCGCCAGTTCCAGCACCGGTTCGGGGCAGCGGCGGCCAGTGATGACGACGTGCTGAAACCCAGGCCGGTTTGCCAAAGTCTCCACCACCTCGTCAACATCGATCCAGCCCCATTCCATCGGATAGGTGAACTCGTCGAGAACGTAGAGCCCATGGGTCTGATCTGCCAGCCGGCGTTTCACCTCGTCCCATCCGTCACGGGCAGCCCGGACAGGATCGTCCTCGGAGGTTTTTCGCGTCCAGGACCATCCGGAACCCATCTTGTGCCACTCAACGGACCCTCCCTGGCCGGTTTCCTCGTGCAACTTCCCCAGGGCCTCAAGGGCGGTCTGTTCACCAATCCGCCACTTCGCAGATTTCACGAACTGGAACACCCCGATGCTCCATCCCTGGTTCCAGCCGCGCAGCGCCAGGCCGAAGGCTGCCGTGGATTTTCCTTTCCCTTCCCCCTGGTTGACGATCACCATGGGGCGGTTTCGGCGCTGTTTCGTGGTCAGCCCGTCGTCGGGC from Arachnia propionica encodes the following:
- the cobO gene encoding cob(I)yrinic acid a,c-diamide adenosyltransferase, which produces MAQGTPATVPDDGLTTKQRRNRPMVIVNQGEGKGKSTAAFGLALRGWNQGWSIGVFQFVKSAKWRIGEQTALEALGKLHEETGQGGSVEWHKMGSGWSWTRKTSEDDPVRAARDGWDEVKRRLADQTHGLYVLDEFTYPMEWGWIDVDEVVETLANRPGFQHVVITGRRCPEPVLELANLVTNMTKIKHPFDEGQKGQKGIEW